From Algoriphagus sp. NG3, the proteins below share one genomic window:
- a CDS encoding alpha-2-macroglobulin family protein — MKRIVTFLVLAAVIAGFYSCGADDSSSEGDSLYRFREYIRHHTSGRQSVVDPIVIELVNPLDQYDLTQELPSDYLKISPKTSGKLVIENGTNLMFVPDEKLEADTEYAVTLKLDKLYDDLSKDFRSFSFSFKTLTPNFKINTEDLQSYSQDWQYINGTLESNDILTKEEAAGILRASQKKQNLKVRFTEALPAARHFSFVIDSIRRFEEDSELLISWDGKSIKSPNNGEAVFPIPGKSNFSILSVNSSMVQGTFLKINFSDPLVENQNFNGLVSIQDSNNLRFEVNGNVLSVYPEERITGAVLVEIFEGISSTYGYKLKKPFSELIAFEQLKPALRAVSKGAILPGSATTPFYFEAVNLNAVEVRIIKIFQNNILQYLQSSSLGDQSSYNLNTVGRRIAKKTIQLESTGLGNDGVWKAYGLNLSEYFKADPGAIYRVELSFKKEHTAYNCEQTLDSAASDEFEDDYYYEEYDTPSPDLDEEEREEQYWNNKIYRWRTYSYNWSQRDNPCHAAYYSDERVLSTNVLGSDLGFIAKSGGNKTYRFITTNLLTTNPEGGVKISLYNFQKQLIRELTTEADGMVMHEEKQHIAFAVAQKNNNYAYLKLDDGNMLSLSNFDVSGKELQKGLKGYIYKDRGVHRPGDTIHLTFALNDLANPLPKGHPVTLEVSDAQGKVVQKTVAQGTESNLYYFPLNTEAESPTGNWRATVHVGGANFSEVLRVATVKPNRLKINLDFDEEVLSAAKPIKGTATVNWLHGAIAKNLDIEMEATIRSTSTAFKDFPDYVFTDPIRNFEETEVSILKGKVDAAGKISIFKELELNKNAPGMLRASILTKVFEGGGDFSLDVFTKDIAPFSHFVGLKSPKAQGYGSYFTDENTRFEVVSVDEHGKPAGNRDLQVKVYRIEWRWWWSRGGDNLSTYENASLHRPFKDINVSTDATGKANFELSIPEEESGRYLIRVIDPKSGHATGRVTYFYRNWWASAGTADAESAKMLIFSADKEKYNVGDKAVIKFPSGAAGRALLSIENGTEVLATKWVETQKGETQTTLEITKDMAPNIFVNISLLQPHEQTANDLPIRLYGVIPILVEDPSTVLSPVLELPQVLKPEENYVVKVSEQNRKPMSYTIAVVDEGLLDLTRFRTPEIHSAFYTKEALGVKTFDMYDDVIGAYSGSVENIYAIGGSDDAAGAKNRKADRFKPVVAFLGPFTLKAGEKVSHTLKMPNYVGSVRAMVVAADNSKAAYGSADKTVPVRKPLMVLASLPRKLSPGEKVTLPVTVFAMENNVKKAKVTVKTSKGLKAIGGNSKTVSFSAPGEQIVNFDYEVNDIGIQTIEISASGSGEEASYQVEIDVENPNPVTHSVKDLNLEANATQTFSFSTFGEEGSNAAFLEFSTLPPMDFTRRMQYLIQYPHGCVEQTTSAAFPQLFLADIFDVTLDKKQQIQKNVEAAIRKISTYQNADGGLGYWPGAREADEWSTNYVGHFMLEAKRKGYALPVTFLSNWLRFQQGAARQWRTTSKPYNTSLVQAYRLYTLALAGQPELAAMNRLRETDKLSNDAKWRLAAAYSLAGQERVAKELIATAVVDFQPSTYDYYTYGSPFRNCALALETMVLLGDSKQRELATSLAKDLSSSRWFSTQETSYALIALSKMVEKNGGKELEVSFTQNGKATTVKTHQAISQRELTTSMGENTVTVTNAKDNLVYVRLIQSGKLPVGEELDERRNLQVVATYFDGEGKKLDPSTVRQGSQITAQIRVENSSADFIDNVALSQLFPSGWEIVNTSFTEMGGGAKGNANYTDIRDDRVYFYFDLNSKESRTFTVKLNASYLGRYYLPGSQAEGMYDITYFARTKGQWVVVEK, encoded by the coding sequence ATGAAGAGAATAGTTACGTTTTTGGTTTTGGCGGCCGTTATAGCCGGATTTTATTCTTGTGGAGCCGACGATTCAAGCAGTGAAGGGGATAGTCTCTATAGATTCAGAGAGTACATCCGGCACCATACTTCGGGAAGACAGTCGGTTGTGGATCCCATTGTAATCGAACTGGTCAATCCGCTGGATCAATATGATCTGACACAGGAGTTGCCATCCGATTACCTGAAGATCTCTCCTAAAACATCAGGGAAACTGGTGATAGAGAATGGCACAAACCTGATGTTTGTACCGGATGAAAAACTGGAGGCCGACACGGAATATGCAGTCACCCTGAAACTGGACAAGCTCTATGATGATCTTAGCAAGGATTTCAGATCATTTTCGTTTAGCTTCAAGACGCTTACGCCTAATTTCAAAATCAATACAGAGGATCTGCAGTCCTACTCTCAGGATTGGCAATATATCAACGGCACCTTGGAATCCAATGATATCCTCACCAAAGAAGAAGCCGCCGGGATTTTAAGGGCAAGTCAAAAGAAACAAAACCTAAAAGTCAGATTTACTGAAGCTCTTCCCGCTGCAAGACACTTCAGCTTTGTTATTGACAGCATCAGACGTTTCGAAGAAGATTCTGAACTTCTTATCTCTTGGGATGGAAAATCCATCAAATCCCCGAACAATGGGGAGGCTGTTTTTCCTATTCCGGGCAAAAGCAACTTCTCTATTTTATCTGTAAACTCCTCGATGGTACAGGGGACTTTTCTGAAGATCAATTTTTCGGATCCTTTGGTGGAAAACCAAAACTTCAATGGATTGGTCAGCATTCAGGATAGCAATAACCTGAGGTTTGAAGTGAATGGAAATGTGCTCAGTGTCTATCCGGAAGAGAGGATCACAGGAGCCGTGCTCGTGGAGATTTTTGAAGGGATTTCCAGTACCTACGGCTATAAATTGAAAAAACCATTTTCTGAGCTGATCGCTTTCGAGCAATTGAAACCTGCATTGCGGGCGGTTTCCAAGGGGGCAATTCTTCCCGGTTCGGCTACTACTCCCTTTTATTTTGAAGCGGTCAATCTCAACGCGGTGGAAGTAAGGATTATTAAAATCTTCCAAAACAACATATTGCAGTACCTGCAGAGCTCCAGTCTCGGTGATCAATCCTCCTACAATCTGAATACAGTGGGAAGAAGAATTGCCAAGAAAACCATCCAGCTTGAAAGTACCGGACTGGGAAATGATGGGGTTTGGAAAGCTTATGGATTAAACCTGTCAGAATATTTCAAGGCTGATCCCGGAGCTATTTACCGAGTGGAGTTGAGCTTTAAAAAAGAGCATACCGCATATAATTGTGAGCAGACATTGGACAGTGCTGCTTCTGATGAATTCGAGGACGATTATTATTACGAAGAGTATGATACTCCTTCCCCGGATCTGGATGAAGAAGAGCGGGAAGAGCAGTATTGGAATAATAAGATTTACCGCTGGAGAACTTATTCTTATAACTGGTCGCAGCGGGATAATCCCTGCCATGCCGCATATTACAGTGATGAAAGAGTGTTGTCCACCAACGTGCTTGGTTCGGATCTGGGCTTCATTGCCAAGAGTGGGGGCAATAAAACCTATCGTTTTATCACCACTAATCTCCTGACGACCAATCCTGAGGGAGGAGTGAAGATTTCCTTGTACAACTTTCAGAAGCAGCTCATCCGTGAACTGACCACAGAAGCGGATGGTATGGTCATGCATGAGGAGAAACAGCATATTGCATTTGCGGTGGCCCAAAAAAACAACAACTATGCGTATTTGAAATTGGACGATGGGAATATGTTGTCCCTTAGTAATTTTGATGTGTCCGGAAAAGAGCTCCAAAAAGGTCTCAAGGGATATATCTATAAAGATCGTGGGGTTCATAGACCGGGTGACACCATTCATTTGACGTTTGCGCTGAACGACTTGGCAAATCCATTGCCGAAGGGGCATCCTGTGACACTGGAAGTCTCAGATGCTCAAGGTAAAGTCGTGCAGAAAACCGTAGCACAGGGTACTGAATCGAATCTCTATTATTTTCCCCTCAACACAGAGGCTGAATCGCCAACAGGAAACTGGAGGGCGACGGTTCATGTGGGAGGAGCCAATTTCTCAGAGGTGCTGCGGGTAGCTACCGTCAAGCCTAACCGGTTGAAAATCAACTTGGATTTTGATGAAGAAGTGCTTTCAGCTGCTAAGCCTATCAAAGGAACTGCCACGGTTAACTGGCTGCATGGCGCTATAGCCAAAAATCTGGATATAGAAATGGAGGCGACGATCAGAAGTACATCGACTGCCTTTAAGGATTTTCCGGATTACGTATTTACAGACCCGATCAGGAATTTTGAAGAAACAGAAGTCTCTATCTTAAAAGGCAAAGTGGATGCTGCCGGTAAGATTTCCATTTTCAAGGAGTTGGAGCTTAACAAAAATGCCCCGGGAATGCTCAGAGCCAGCATCCTTACCAAAGTGTTTGAGGGTGGAGGTGACTTTTCCTTGGATGTGTTTACTAAGGACATCGCTCCATTTAGCCACTTTGTGGGGCTCAAATCGCCAAAAGCGCAGGGTTATGGTTCGTATTTCACAGATGAGAACACCCGATTTGAAGTAGTCTCGGTGGATGAACATGGCAAGCCTGCGGGTAATCGGGATTTACAGGTGAAAGTTTACCGTATTGAGTGGCGCTGGTGGTGGAGTCGTGGCGGTGATAACCTCTCAACCTATGAAAATGCCAGTTTGCACAGGCCATTCAAGGACATCAACGTCAGCACCGATGCTACGGGCAAAGCAAATTTTGAATTGTCCATTCCGGAGGAAGAGAGTGGGCGATACCTCATTCGGGTCATAGATCCTAAGAGTGGGCATGCCACCGGACGGGTGACGTATTTCTATAGAAACTGGTGGGCAAGTGCGGGTACTGCTGATGCGGAAAGTGCAAAGATGCTGATATTCTCAGCTGACAAAGAAAAATACAACGTTGGGGATAAAGCAGTCATTAAATTTCCTTCTGGAGCTGCAGGACGGGCGTTACTGAGCATTGAAAACGGCACCGAAGTCCTTGCTACAAAATGGGTAGAAACCCAAAAGGGAGAAACCCAGACTACGCTGGAAATCACCAAAGACATGGCTCCGAATATCTTTGTGAATATTTCATTGCTCCAGCCCCATGAGCAAACAGCCAATGATCTTCCTATTCGTCTTTACGGGGTGATCCCGATTCTAGTAGAAGACCCTTCCACGGTATTATCTCCTGTGCTTGAGCTGCCGCAGGTGCTGAAGCCCGAGGAGAATTACGTGGTTAAAGTTTCGGAGCAAAACCGAAAGCCTATGAGCTATACCATAGCCGTTGTCGATGAGGGATTGTTGGATCTGACGCGTTTCCGAACGCCGGAGATACACAGTGCTTTCTACACCAAAGAAGCCCTTGGGGTGAAAACCTTTGATATGTATGATGATGTGATCGGGGCCTATTCAGGAAGTGTGGAAAATATCTATGCCATAGGGGGAAGTGACGATGCCGCCGGAGCCAAGAATCGGAAAGCAGACCGGTTCAAGCCGGTAGTCGCATTCTTGGGGCCGTTTACGCTGAAAGCGGGGGAGAAGGTTTCACACACGCTGAAGATGCCGAATTATGTAGGTTCGGTACGGGCTATGGTAGTAGCGGCAGACAATTCCAAAGCTGCTTATGGGTCGGCGGACAAAACAGTACCTGTAAGAAAGCCGCTCATGGTTTTGGCTTCCTTACCCCGAAAGCTTTCGCCAGGGGAAAAGGTAACCTTGCCTGTAACCGTTTTTGCGATGGAGAATAATGTGAAAAAGGCGAAAGTAACTGTCAAAACCTCCAAAGGACTGAAAGCCATCGGAGGAAACAGTAAGACAGTAAGCTTCTCTGCTCCGGGTGAGCAGATCGTGAATTTTGACTATGAAGTCAATGATATCGGAATCCAGACGATCGAAATAAGTGCTTCCGGATCTGGTGAAGAGGCCAGTTATCAGGTAGAAATAGACGTTGAAAATCCAAACCCCGTTACCCATTCAGTAAAAGATCTGAACCTGGAGGCCAATGCGACTCAGACCTTCTCATTCAGCACCTTTGGAGAGGAAGGCAGCAACGCCGCTTTCCTTGAATTTTCCACACTTCCTCCGATGGATTTCACCAGAAGGATGCAGTATCTGATCCAGTATCCGCACGGCTGTGTGGAGCAGACCACTTCTGCTGCGTTTCCACAGTTGTTTCTTGCGGATATATTTGATGTGACGCTGGACAAAAAGCAGCAGATCCAGAAAAATGTGGAAGCCGCCATTCGTAAGATAAGTACCTATCAAAACGCTGATGGAGGACTAGGGTATTGGCCAGGAGCCCGGGAGGCAGATGAATGGAGTACTAACTATGTGGGGCATTTCATGCTGGAAGCAAAGCGTAAGGGGTATGCTCTACCGGTAACTTTCTTGAGCAACTGGCTACGCTTTCAGCAGGGTGCGGCAAGGCAATGGAGGACAACTAGCAAGCCTTACAATACCTCACTCGTTCAGGCATACCGTCTTTATACACTGGCTTTGGCTGGGCAGCCGGAGCTTGCGGCTATGAACCGATTGCGGGAAACTGATAAATTAAGCAATGATGCTAAATGGCGGCTGGCGGCAGCATACTCACTTGCTGGTCAGGAGCGTGTGGCCAAAGAACTGATCGCTACTGCCGTGGTTGATTTCCAACCGTCCACTTATGATTACTATACCTATGGTTCCCCTTTCAGAAACTGTGCGTTGGCATTGGAGACCATGGTGCTGCTCGGGGATTCAAAACAGCGGGAGTTGGCTACTTCCCTGGCAAAAGATCTTTCCTCTTCCAGATGGTTCAGCACACAGGAGACTTCCTATGCGCTGATAGCGCTGTCCAAGATGGTAGAGAAAAATGGCGGAAAGGAGCTTGAAGTCAGTTTCACGCAGAACGGTAAAGCTACCACTGTTAAAACACATCAGGCTATCTCCCAGCGGGAGCTGACAACTTCCATGGGGGAAAATACAGTCACGGTCACAAACGCCAAGGATAATCTGGTCTATGTACGGCTGATCCAATCCGGTAAACTTCCGGTGGGAGAGGAGCTGGATGAGCGCCGCAATTTACAGGTGGTAGCTACCTATTTCGATGGAGAAGGGAAGAAGCTAGACCCATCTACTGTGAGGCAGGGTTCTCAGATTACTGCACAAATCCGAGTAGAAAACTCATCGGCTGATTTTATAGACAATGTTGCCTTATCGCAGTTATTCCCAAGTGGCTGGGAGATAGTCAATACCAGCTTCACGGAAATGGGGGGAGGAGCGAAGGGTAATGCCAACTATACCGATATCCGTGACGATCGGGTCTATTTCTATTTTGACCTCAACAGCAAGGAGAGCAGAACATTCACTGTCAAATTAAACGCTTCCTATTTGGGACGCTATTATTTACCGGGTTCTCAAGCAGAAGGGATGTATGACATTACGTATTTTGCCAGGACCAAAGGTCAATGGGTAGTTGTGGAAAAGTAA
- a CDS encoding ABC transporter permease has protein sequence MIKNYLKTSFRNLYRHKDYTLINVLGLGIGLATCMLILLWALDESKYDRFHDKSEHIYSVLINNTYPDGEIKTHGATPSILAEAIEQEVPEVEKVSRTSMNEKLLLKHGETSFLENGIYAEPALFEIFSFPILKGAIESLKGNQNTIAISEKLAEKLFGDKDPIGMAVQTTQQHQFQVGSVFADIPAQSSIQFDFVLPFEVFLAENPWSHHWQSGGTRTYVVLHPDSDVAEANLKFSTLVSKNCSACTSTPFLFQYSRTRLYSKFENGQEAGGKIEKVVLFCLIGLIILAMACINFTNLATARASTRGREVGVRKVIGSRRSGLILQFLSESVILSFMALVISLLLVNFLLPYFSEVTGKKITWKDLDYLFLAGAGLLTLACGLMAGAYPAFFLSSFKPISILKGGNAPMLTGARLRKSLVVIQLAASVTLIIGSLAVYSQLDYITKKDLGYEKENVIIIDPDQEVLSSPEVFKQELLDFQGIQRAGFVGSDILTIPIITDEVTWTGKPEGSTAFFKLLRCDQDFLPTLGIPMVAGRNFPSEQSQTPSYLLNKKAIDMMGINAEEAIGMELDVWNGKGQVIGVTEDFHNNSLREDIEPMVYMYSTDVGFHYYIKTRAGYTMEECLAHIEKTLKKLSPDHPFEYSFLDEAFEREYQMEKVLGKLSLGFTVVALLIVCLGLFGLSSFAAAKRVKEMGIRKVFGASPGQLWALLCKDFALLTSVGLLIGLPIAWYMAKAYLSGFTYHTTLGIEVYLYTVMGLLGIALLTVTFQSLKAALINPVDSLRDE, from the coding sequence ATGATAAAAAACTACCTGAAGACTTCCTTCCGCAACCTCTATCGTCACAAAGACTATACCCTGATCAATGTCCTGGGGCTAGGAATAGGGCTTGCCACTTGCATGTTGATCCTGCTTTGGGCACTTGATGAGTCGAAATATGACCGATTCCACGATAAGTCTGAGCACATCTATTCTGTTTTGATCAACAACACCTATCCTGACGGAGAGATCAAGACCCATGGCGCTACTCCATCTATATTGGCAGAAGCCATAGAACAGGAAGTCCCTGAGGTGGAAAAGGTATCGCGGACAAGCATGAACGAAAAATTACTCCTCAAACATGGGGAAACTTCATTTCTCGAAAACGGAATATATGCCGAGCCGGCACTTTTTGAAATATTCAGTTTCCCCATTCTCAAAGGGGCGATCGAATCCCTCAAAGGAAACCAGAATACCATCGCCATCTCTGAAAAGCTGGCAGAGAAGCTATTTGGGGATAAGGATCCTATTGGAATGGCCGTGCAGACCACCCAACAGCACCAATTTCAGGTAGGCAGTGTCTTTGCCGATATCCCTGCACAATCCAGCATCCAGTTTGATTTTGTCCTTCCGTTTGAGGTTTTTCTTGCAGAGAACCCCTGGTCACACCACTGGCAGAGCGGCGGTACACGTACTTATGTAGTCTTGCATCCTGACAGTGATGTAGCGGAAGCAAACCTGAAGTTTTCTACGCTGGTATCCAAAAACTGTTCAGCCTGTACCAGTACTCCGTTTCTATTCCAGTACTCCCGAACCAGGTTATATTCCAAATTTGAAAATGGCCAAGAGGCCGGAGGGAAAATAGAAAAAGTTGTCTTATTCTGTCTTATTGGGCTGATCATATTGGCCATGGCTTGTATCAATTTCACCAACCTTGCCACGGCAAGGGCTTCTACCAGAGGTAGAGAAGTGGGGGTAAGAAAGGTAATCGGCTCCCGAAGATCCGGACTGATACTGCAGTTTTTATCGGAATCAGTTATTCTTTCATTCATGGCGCTTGTCATTTCACTCCTGCTCGTCAATTTTCTTTTGCCATACTTCAGTGAGGTTACCGGCAAGAAAATCACTTGGAAGGATCTGGATTACCTGTTTCTGGCTGGGGCAGGCTTGCTGACCTTAGCCTGTGGTCTGATGGCAGGTGCCTATCCGGCCTTTTTTCTGTCCTCTTTTAAGCCTATTTCAATCCTGAAAGGAGGCAACGCGCCTATGCTCACAGGGGCAAGGTTGAGAAAGTCCTTGGTCGTAATTCAGTTGGCGGCGTCTGTCACCTTGATAATCGGGAGCTTGGCTGTTTACAGTCAGTTGGACTACATCACCAAAAAAGACCTTGGCTATGAGAAAGAAAACGTGATCATCATCGATCCTGACCAGGAAGTATTGAGTAGTCCAGAAGTTTTTAAGCAGGAATTGCTGGATTTTCAAGGTATTCAGCGTGCCGGATTTGTAGGCAGCGACATCCTGACCATTCCTATCATCACAGATGAGGTTACATGGACGGGAAAACCGGAAGGCAGTACCGCATTCTTCAAACTCTTACGATGTGACCAGGATTTCCTTCCTACACTGGGAATCCCTATGGTGGCCGGAAGGAATTTTCCTTCAGAGCAGTCCCAAACCCCAAGCTATCTACTCAATAAAAAGGCCATTGATATGATGGGGATCAATGCAGAAGAGGCAATTGGTATGGAACTGGATGTATGGAATGGAAAGGGGCAGGTGATCGGAGTGACAGAGGATTTCCACAACAACAGTCTCAGAGAGGACATTGAGCCTATGGTCTATATGTATTCTACCGACGTGGGCTTTCATTACTATATCAAAACCAGGGCTGGATATACCATGGAAGAATGTTTGGCGCACATAGAAAAAACGTTGAAAAAGCTCAGTCCAGACCATCCATTTGAGTATAGTTTTTTAGATGAAGCATTTGAACGGGAATATCAAATGGAAAAGGTACTGGGGAAATTATCCCTTGGCTTCACCGTGGTGGCATTGCTGATTGTATGCTTGGGGCTATTTGGGCTTTCTTCCTTTGCCGCGGCCAAAAGGGTAAAGGAAATGGGGATAAGGAAAGTTTTTGGTGCGTCCCCTGGCCAATTATGGGCACTTCTCTGCAAAGATTTCGCTCTCTTGACCTCCGTGGGATTACTGATAGGGCTTCCTATAGCCTGGTATATGGCAAAAGCCTATCTCTCAGGTTTTACCTACCATACCACACTTGGGATAGAGGTTTACCTTTACACGGTGATGGGGTTACTCGGGATTGCCCTGCTCACCGTGACTTTCCAATCCCTCAAAGCTGCTCTGATCAACCCGGTGGATTCTTTGCGGGATGAGTGA
- a CDS encoding DUF5694 domain-containing protein encodes MRKLTIVTGLLLFSSLTFGQVEKKEKIKIALLGSFHFTPSTQDTYSTNALKLTEQKQNEIEEVVLKLASFNPDQVCIEIPVDKQESIDKQYQRFLQGTYELELNEIDLLGFQTAKKLNLPRLTCVNYLGEFNTEPLVEATKIYDQQFLLEEANQYAQEFVQEMNEMEKNLTVGGNLIYLNSPNTLNKNLQLYTKYYIKVGSGSNYEGTDLVAGWYKTNLLIYTNILRQVQSTDKAILVIYGQGHIPLLKHFFESNPDFEVIDIKSILE; translated from the coding sequence ATGAGAAAGCTAACAATCGTGACAGGCTTACTGTTATTCTCTTCCCTAACATTTGGGCAAGTTGAAAAGAAAGAGAAAATCAAAATTGCACTATTGGGGAGTTTTCATTTTACGCCTTCCACACAGGATACCTATAGTACAAATGCATTAAAATTAACGGAGCAAAAGCAAAATGAGATCGAAGAAGTAGTCCTAAAACTGGCAAGCTTCAATCCCGATCAAGTATGCATCGAAATACCTGTCGATAAACAGGAAAGTATAGACAAGCAATATCAACGATTTCTACAAGGCACCTATGAACTCGAGCTTAACGAGATTGATTTGCTTGGATTCCAGACTGCAAAAAAGTTGAACCTACCCCGGTTGACCTGTGTGAATTATCTAGGGGAATTCAATACCGAGCCATTAGTAGAGGCAACCAAAATATATGACCAACAATTCCTACTTGAAGAAGCCAACCAGTATGCACAAGAATTTGTCCAGGAAATGAATGAAATGGAAAAGAACCTGACTGTAGGCGGAAACCTCATATATCTAAATAGCCCAAACACCCTCAACAAAAACCTACAACTTTATACAAAGTATTACATAAAAGTTGGCAGTGGAAGTAATTATGAGGGGACTGACCTGGTTGCAGGGTGGTATAAAACAAACCTTCTTATCTATACCAATATTTTAAGGCAAGTGCAATCAACAGACAAAGCAATCCTGGTTATTTATGGACAGGGCCATATTCCCTTACTCAAGCATTTTTTTGAATCCAATCCCGATTTTGAAGTGATCGATATAAAGTCCATTTTAGAATAA